In the Aliarcobacter cryaerophilus genome, one interval contains:
- a CDS encoding AEC family transporter: MLDPVLPIAIYLLFGYLFKIIFQDNSKQLVDFIIYFSLPAIVFSKIYPLELDTKILWLILMFMAIIFFNLFLSYCAGKMMRLNRVTLATFMIMATFGNTSFIGFSYIDAFYGQDYIVYGVIYDIFGSFLLLVSVGMIIITWGSGRKNSILNISKSIFLFPPMIIFFITIFAKNFEVPKFIIYTSQNLGSTLVPIAMIAIGMKLELKHIFSRLHIVTVAVVLKMLIVPIIILFTFKYFYGVDETWVKVTLIEVAMPPMTMAAVLAIKGGLDEKIAINSLVLGVIVSLFTITLFTSYLA, encoded by the coding sequence ATGTTAGACCCAGTTTTACCAATAGCTATATACCTACTTTTTGGTTATTTATTTAAAATTATTTTTCAAGATAATTCAAAACAACTTGTAGATTTTATTATATATTTCTCTCTTCCAGCAATAGTTTTTTCAAAAATTTATCCGCTAGAGCTAGATACAAAAATTTTATGGCTTATTCTTATGTTTATGGCAATAATATTTTTTAATCTATTTTTATCATACTGTGCTGGAAAAATGATGAGACTAAACAGAGTTACTCTAGCCACTTTTATGATTATGGCAACTTTTGGAAATACCTCTTTTATAGGTTTTTCTTATATAGATGCTTTTTATGGTCAAGATTATATTGTTTATGGAGTTATTTATGATATTTTTGGATCTTTCTTACTTTTAGTATCAGTTGGAATGATTATAATAACTTGGGGAAGTGGAAGAAAAAACTCTATTTTGAATATTTCAAAATCAATATTTTTATTCCCACCAATGATTATATTTTTTATTACAATATTTGCAAAAAACTTTGAAGTTCCAAAATTTATAATCTACACTTCACAAAATCTTGGGTCAACTTTAGTTCCTATTGCAATGATTGCTATTGGGATGAAACTTGAATTAAAACATATATTTTCAAGGTTACATATTGTAACAGTTGCTGTTGTTTTAAAAATGCTCATTGTACCAATTATAATTTTATTTACATTTAAATATTTTTATGGAGTAGATGAAACATGGGTAAAAGTAACATTAATAGAAGTTGCAATGCCACCAATGACTATGGCTGCTGTTTTAGCTATAAAAGGTGGATTAGATGAAAAAATTGCTATAAATTCTCTAGTTTTAGGTGTTATTGTAAGTCTATTTACGATAACTTTGTTTACTTCATATTTAGCTTAA
- a CDS encoding PAS domain-containing protein: MSKEIVLDDYAFLVSETDEKGIIIFANDDFCKIAGYGIDELIGKPHNTVRHPDMPKAAFKDLWETVKKGNIWTGYVKNATKDGDYYWVFATVYPTITSEGTKGYLSCRRKASIEEIKTHENLYKQLKMNEKAA; the protein is encoded by the coding sequence ATGTCAAAAGAGATAGTTTTGGATGATTATGCTTTTTTAGTAAGTGAAACAGATGAAAAAGGAATAATTATTTTTGCAAATGATGATTTTTGTAAAATCGCAGGATATGGAATTGATGAGTTAATAGGTAAACCTCACAATACTGTAAGACATCCAGATATGCCAAAAGCTGCATTTAAAGATTTGTGGGAAACTGTAAAAAAAGGTAATATCTGGACAGGATACGTTAAAAATGCAACTAAAGATGGAGATTACTATTGGGTATTTGCAACAGTTTATCCAACAATTACAAGTGAAGGAACAAAGGGATATTTATCTTGTAGAAGAAAAGCTAGCATTGAAGAGATAAAAACTCATGAGAATTTATATAAACAATTAAAAATGAATGAAAAAGCAGCTTAA
- the fmt gene encoding methionyl-tRNA formyltransferase produces the protein MGTPSYATEILKELLNNKNYEVIGIFTQEDKPVGRKQLLTPPHIKQYCLENNINIPILQPKKLKDNLVAYISIKELEPDFIVVAAYGQILPKEILNLAPCINLHASILPNYRGASPIQEGILNDDEYLGVTSMLMEEGLDCGDILGYSYLKNEKNMLVSEAFTKLSNLAAKLTITTLDNYDKLKPIKQNDSSASFCKKIKKEDGEVDFNCAKKLFSKYKAYSFWPGIFLKSELKLKDIEFVENSSQNIAGEILEIAKDYIVVACNQGRLKIRTLQAPSKNSINSVEYIKGKRLTIGDILN, from the coding sequence ATGGGAACACCATCTTATGCTACAGAGATTTTAAAAGAGCTTTTAAATAATAAAAATTATGAAGTTATAGGAATTTTTACTCAAGAAGATAAACCTGTTGGTAGAAAACAACTTTTAACTCCACCACATATAAAACAGTATTGTCTTGAAAACAATATTAATATCCCTATTTTACAACCAAAAAAACTAAAAGATAATCTTGTGGCTTATATTTCTATAAAAGAGTTAGAACCAGATTTTATAGTTGTTGCTGCGTATGGACAAATTTTACCAAAAGAGATTTTAAATCTAGCTCCTTGTATCAATCTTCATGCTTCTATCTTACCAAATTATAGAGGAGCTAGTCCTATTCAAGAAGGTATTTTAAACGATGATGAATATTTGGGAGTTACTTCTATGCTTATGGAAGAGGGACTTGATTGTGGTGATATTTTGGGATATTCATATCTTAAAAATGAGAAAAATATGTTAGTAAGTGAGGCTTTTACTAAACTTTCAAACTTAGCAGCTAAACTTACAATTACAACTTTAGATAATTATGATAAATTAAAGCCAATAAAACAAAACGATTCAAGTGCTAGTTTTTGTAAGAAAATTAAAAAAGAAGATGGGGAAGTAGATTTTAATTGTGCGAAAAAGCTTTTTTCTAAATATAAAGCTTACTCTTTTTGGCCAGGTATTTTTCTAAAATCCGAGCTTAAATTAAAAGATATTGAGTTTGTTGAAAATAGTTCACAAAATATTGCTGGAGAGATTTTAGAAATAGCAAAAGATTATATTGTAGTTGCTTGCAATCAAGGTAGATTAAAAATACGAACCTTACAAGCTCCATCAAAAAACTCTATAAATAGTGTTGAATATATAAAAGGAAAAAGATTAACTATAGGAGATATTTTAAATTAA
- the proB gene encoding glutamate 5-kinase, with product MRRLVIKVGTAVLTQGEELALQRMKNLVNLISTLKNDKNLEVILVSSGAVGAGYTELKLDKTVLANKQTLAAIGQPKLMKTYQEMFQEFGITVAQMLFIADDFDSRKRSKNAKNVMEILLQNKVIPIINENDVIATEELIGDNDQLAAYITHYFKADMLVILTDIDGYYDKNPREFSDAKIQKIINEISQDELDKKPSANSKFATGGIVTKLKAADFLMQKNIPMYLTSGFDLTNAYDFLVENNHKSGTIFRK from the coding sequence ATGAGACGATTAGTTATCAAGGTTGGAACTGCTGTTTTAACTCAAGGTGAAGAGTTAGCTTTGCAAAGAATGAAAAATCTAGTTAATCTAATTTCAACACTAAAAAATGATAAGAATTTAGAGGTAATACTAGTAAGCTCAGGAGCAGTTGGAGCAGGATATACAGAGCTAAAACTTGATAAAACAGTTCTAGCAAATAAACAAACTTTAGCTGCTATTGGTCAACCAAAATTAATGAAAACTTATCAAGAGATGTTTCAGGAATTTGGTATTACTGTTGCTCAAATGCTTTTTATTGCAGATGATTTTGATTCAAGAAAAAGGTCAAAAAATGCAAAAAATGTTATGGAGATATTGCTTCAAAATAAGGTAATTCCTATAATAAATGAAAATGATGTTATTGCAACTGAAGAGCTAATTGGAGATAACGACCAGTTAGCAGCTTATATAACACACTATTTTAAAGCTGATATGTTAGTTATTTTGACAGATATAGATGGATATTATGATAAAAATCCAAGAGAGTTTAGTGATGCAAAAATTCAAAAAATAATAAATGAAATATCACAAGATGAGCTTGATAAAAAACCTAGTGCAAACTCAAAATTTGCAACAGGTGGAATTGTTACCAAACTAAAAGCTGCTGATTTTTTAATGCAAAAAAATATTCCAATGTATTTAACTAGTGGTTTTGATTTGACAAATGCTTATGATTTTTTAGTTGAGAATAATCATAAAAGTGGAACAATTTTTAGAAAATAA
- the obgE gene encoding GTPase ObgE produces the protein MFIDSARFSVSSGKGGQGCASFRREKFVVQGGPDGGDGGKGGDVYFVVDSNTDTLSFYKGKRVFKADKGQPGMGRQKTGKSGEHLILTVPPGTQIIDDDTNEVLYDLLEDGEKFLFIEGGKGGLGNVHFKNSRNQRPTYFQPGLPGITKNIRLELKLIADVGLVGYPNVGKSTLISVTSNATPEIANYEFTTLTPKLGVVNVGDYSSFVMADIPGIIDGASEGKGLGLEFLKHIERTKTLLFTIDVANHRAMIDQYNVLKEELFKFSQELSQRDFAIVLSKIDAYYGEDLQNDIEEFLKALNLEASKSNEYKFDINLPYYVQDLIFTKKDSSKPYFVLPISSLDKTNINPLKYALYTMLGK, from the coding sequence ATGTTTATAGATAGTGCAAGATTTAGTGTAAGTAGTGGAAAAGGTGGGCAAGGTTGTGCATCTTTTAGAAGGGAAAAATTTGTTGTTCAAGGTGGTCCTGATGGTGGAGATGGAGGAAAAGGTGGTGATGTTTACTTTGTGGTAGATAGCAATACTGATACTTTATCTTTTTATAAAGGAAAAAGAGTTTTTAAAGCTGATAAAGGTCAACCAGGAATGGGAAGACAAAAAACAGGTAAGTCTGGAGAACATCTTATTTTAACAGTACCTCCTGGAACACAAATAATAGATGATGATACAAATGAAGTTTTATATGATTTACTTGAAGATGGTGAGAAATTTTTATTTATTGAAGGTGGAAAAGGTGGACTTGGAAATGTTCATTTTAAAAACTCAAGAAATCAAAGACCTACATATTTTCAACCAGGATTGCCAGGAATTACAAAAAATATAAGATTAGAGCTTAAATTAATTGCAGATGTTGGGCTTGTTGGTTATCCAAATGTTGGAAAATCTACTTTAATATCTGTAACATCAAATGCAACTCCAGAAATAGCAAACTATGAGTTTACAACATTAACTCCAAAATTAGGAGTTGTAAACGTTGGAGATTATAGCTCATTTGTAATGGCTGATATTCCTGGAATTATTGATGGTGCAAGTGAAGGAAAAGGGCTTGGATTAGAGTTTTTAAAACATATTGAAAGAACAAAAACTCTTTTATTTACAATAGATGTTGCAAATCATAGAGCGATGATTGATCAATATAATGTATTAAAAGAAGAACTTTTTAAGTTCTCACAAGAGCTTTCACAAAGAGATTTTGCAATAGTTTTAAGTAAAATAGATGCTTATTATGGTGAAGATTTACAAAATGATATAGAAGAATTTTTAAAAGCTTTAAATCTTGAAGCTTCTAAATCAAATGAGTATAAATTTGATATAAATTTACCATACTATGTTCAAGATTTAATTTTTACAAAAAAAGATAGTAGTAAACCATATTTTGTTTTACCAATATCATCTTTAGACAAAACAAATATTAATCCATTAAAATATGCTTTATATACAATGCTAGGAAAATAG